The Pseudomonas allokribbensis genome has a window encoding:
- a CDS encoding alpha/beta hydrolase, with the protein MTEPLILQPVKAADACVIWLHGLGADRYDFLPVAEALQESLLSTRFVLPQAPTRPVTINGGYAMPSWYDIKAMSPARAIDRDELEASADHVIELIEQQRASGIDASRIFLAGFSQGGAVVYHTAFLKWQGPLGGVLALSTYAPTFSDELELSASQQRIPVLALHGQFDNVVQNSMGRTAYEYLKAHGVTVTWQEYPMEHEVLPEEIRDIGVWLSERLR; encoded by the coding sequence ATGACCGAGCCCTTGATTCTTCAGCCTGTTAAGGCAGCCGACGCCTGCGTGATCTGGCTGCACGGCCTCGGCGCCGACCGCTATGACTTTCTGCCGGTGGCCGAGGCCTTGCAGGAAAGCCTGCTGAGCACGCGCTTCGTTTTGCCCCAGGCGCCGACCCGCCCGGTGACAATAAATGGCGGTTATGCCATGCCGAGCTGGTACGACATCAAGGCGATGAGCCCGGCTCGTGCCATCGACCGCGATGAGCTGGAAGCGTCCGCCGATCACGTCATCGAATTGATCGAACAACAGCGCGCCAGCGGAATAGACGCTTCGCGGATTTTCCTTGCCGGATTTTCCCAGGGCGGCGCCGTGGTCTATCACACCGCGTTTCTGAAATGGCAGGGGCCGTTGGGTGGCGTGCTGGCGTTGTCGACCTACGCGCCGACGTTCAGCGACGAACTGGAGTTGTCCGCCAGTCAGCAACGGATTCCGGTGCTGGCGCTGCACGGCCAGTTCGACAACGTGGTGCAAAACTCGATGGGCCGCACGGCGTATGAGTATCTCAAGGCCCATGGTGTCACCGTGACATGGCAGGAATACCCAATGGAGCACGAAGTGTTACCCGAAGAAATTCGCGACATCGGCGTGTGGCTGAGCGAACGCCTGCGCTGA
- the rhlB gene encoding ATP-dependent RNA helicase RhlB, whose amino-acid sequence MTVLKALKKMFGKSEAEQLAPAPSAPSHAPGHRSDAKPADRQAPVATPKREPAPAAVSAPAPESARSETPKPAKPRREPKPKAPVIPWKLEDFVVEPQEGKTRFHDFKLAPELMHAIQDLGFPYCTPIQAQVLGFTLAGKDAIGRAQTGTGKTAAFLISIITQLLQTPPPKERYMGEPRALIIAPTRELVVQIAKDAADLTKYTGLNVMTFVGGMDFDKQLKHLEARHCDILVATPGRLLDFNQRGDVHLDMVEVMVLDEADRMLDMGFIPQVRQIIRQTPPKSERQTLLFSATFTEDVMNLAKQWTTDPAIVEIEVTNVANENVEQHIYAVAGADKYKLLFNLVNDNGWERVIVFANRKDEVRRIEERLVRDGINAAQLSGDVPQHKRIKTLEGFREGKIRVLVATDVAGRGIHIDGISHVINFTLPEVPDDYVHRIGRTGRAGADGVSISFAGEDDSYQLPSIEEKLGRKISCETPPTHLLRAVERKRPQ is encoded by the coding sequence ATGACCGTGCTCAAAGCACTCAAGAAGATGTTCGGAAAAAGCGAGGCTGAGCAGCTCGCGCCAGCTCCCAGTGCGCCGTCGCACGCCCCCGGTCATCGCAGCGATGCCAAACCGGCGGACCGCCAGGCTCCCGTAGCCACACCGAAACGCGAACCGGCACCCGCTGCTGTTTCCGCTCCCGCTCCAGAAAGCGCCCGCAGCGAAACACCCAAACCGGCCAAACCACGCCGCGAACCGAAGCCCAAGGCGCCGGTCATTCCCTGGAAACTCGAAGACTTCGTCGTCGAGCCACAGGAAGGCAAGACCCGTTTCCACGATTTCAAACTCGCCCCGGAACTGATGCACGCCATCCAGGACCTGGGTTTCCCGTATTGCACGCCGATCCAGGCGCAGGTGCTGGGTTTCACCCTCGCCGGCAAAGACGCCATCGGCCGCGCCCAGACCGGTACCGGCAAGACCGCCGCGTTCCTGATCTCGATCATCACCCAGCTGTTGCAGACCCCACCGCCGAAAGAGCGCTACATGGGCGAGCCACGGGCACTGATCATCGCGCCGACCCGTGAACTGGTAGTGCAGATCGCCAAGGACGCCGCCGACCTGACCAAGTACACCGGCCTCAACGTCATGACGTTCGTCGGCGGCATGGACTTCGACAAGCAGCTCAAGCACCTCGAAGCCCGCCACTGTGACATCCTCGTCGCCACCCCGGGCCGTCTGCTCGACTTCAACCAGCGTGGCGACGTGCACCTGGACATGGTCGAAGTGATGGTGCTGGACGAAGCCGACCGCATGCTCGACATGGGCTTCATCCCGCAAGTGCGTCAGATCATTCGCCAGACTCCACCGAAAAGCGAACGCCAGACCCTGCTGTTCTCCGCGACCTTCACCGAAGACGTGATGAACCTCGCCAAGCAGTGGACCACCGACCCTGCCATCGTCGAAATCGAAGTCACCAACGTGGCCAACGAGAACGTCGAACAGCACATCTACGCGGTGGCCGGGGCTGACAAATACAAACTGCTCTTCAACCTGGTCAACGACAACGGCTGGGAGCGGGTCATCGTGTTCGCCAACCGCAAGGATGAAGTGCGGCGCATCGAAGAACGCCTGGTACGCGACGGCATCAACGCCGCGCAACTGTCCGGCGACGTGCCGCAGCACAAGCGGATCAAGACGCTGGAAGGCTTCCGCGAAGGCAAGATCCGCGTACTGGTCGCCACCGACGTGGCCGGTCGCGGCATTCACATCGACGGCATCAGCCACGTGATCAACTTCACCCTGCCGGAAGTCCCGGACGACTACGTGCACCGCATCGGCCGTACCGGTCGGGCCGGCGCCGATGGCGTGTCGATCAGCTTTGCCGGTGAAGACGACTCCTATCAGTTGCCGTCCATCGAAGAAAAACTGGGTCGCAAGATCAGTTGTGAAACACCACCGACCCATCTGTTGCGGGCGGTCGAGCGCAAGCGCCCACAGTAA